A single window of Bradyrhizobium daqingense DNA harbors:
- a CDS encoding helix-turn-helix domain-containing protein codes for MASQNDTATDSRPSEWYESSTAPVEELDFVRLNAARAKAADEMAAAIARELNGPLTALLLYMGEIKHHSDQFAPVTGDRAYLQRVVENALAQTERVCGLVKQLAGPHKGSSLPVPSEADDTEARAARVPQRVPSAELLGLSGQKRLTKREREVLRLISEGYSNKQGALRMQISPRTFESHRAEAMRKLGARNTADLVRAALLHSID; via the coding sequence ATGGCGTCACAGAATGATACGGCCACCGATTCGCGGCCGTCGGAATGGTACGAAAGCAGCACTGCTCCGGTCGAAGAGCTCGATTTCGTCCGCCTGAATGCCGCCCGCGCCAAGGCTGCCGACGAAATGGCCGCCGCCATTGCCCGCGAGCTCAACGGTCCTCTGACGGCGCTCCTGCTCTACATGGGCGAGATCAAGCATCACAGCGATCAGTTCGCGCCCGTCACCGGCGATCGCGCTTATTTGCAGCGCGTGGTGGAGAATGCGTTGGCGCAGACCGAGCGCGTCTGCGGCCTCGTCAAGCAGCTTGCCGGGCCTCACAAGGGCAGCAGCCTGCCGGTCCCATCCGAGGCCGACGACACTGAGGCGCGTGCCGCCCGCGTGCCGCAGCGCGTGCCCAGCGCCGAACTGCTTGGCCTGTCCGGTCAGAAGCGGCTCACCAAGCGCGAGCGCGAGGTGCTGAGGCTGATCAGTGAAGGCTATTCGAACAAGCAGGGCGCGCTGCGGATGCAGATCAGTCCGCGCACGTTCGAAAGCCACCGCGCCGAGGCGATGCGCAAGCTCGGTGCGCGGAACACCGCGGATCTCGTTCGCGCGGCGCTGCTGCATTCGATCGACTGA
- a CDS encoding Hpt domain-containing protein: MFEVTLAPAQKVLDCAPLRDPNAYAALVREIGEDGACEVRAVFWSETSARLQLFRTLSREQHHARIAREAHSLKSAAGTFGYTRLAGLALRLEKSAETLHDAELRDLLDQMDAAYATARAQEPEG; encoded by the coding sequence ATGTTTGAAGTGACCCTCGCGCCGGCGCAGAAGGTGCTCGATTGCGCCCCGCTGCGCGACCCGAACGCCTACGCGGCGCTGGTACGCGAGATCGGCGAGGACGGAGCCTGCGAGGTGCGCGCCGTGTTCTGGAGCGAGACCAGCGCGCGCCTGCAATTGTTCCGCACGCTTTCGCGCGAGCAGCACCACGCCAGGATCGCGCGCGAGGCGCATTCGCTGAAGAGCGCGGCCGGCACGTTCGGCTATACCAGGCTGGCGGGGCTGGCGCTGCGGCTGGAGAAGTCCGCGGAGACGCTTCACGACGCCGAACTCCGCGATCTCCTGGACCAGATGGATGCCGCCTACGCCACGGCGCGCGCGCAGGAGCCGGAAGGATAG
- a CDS encoding Crp/Fnr family transcriptional regulator: protein MVRPANGFLSALSPDDYDLIRPYLRTVDLPHDAVLVEAGETLKLAYFLHRGVISLVVKLAKGEHVQVAMIGRDSLLGTLSTMGDACALNTAVVLVPGKASVMELDRLRSAADQSSSLRSLLTRHGLAVYAQVQQTAGCNAAHPVESRLSRCLLHTHDLSGESRLLLTQEAMAQMIGARRNSVSLVANTLQQANFIHYSRGHIQLMNLDGLRQTACECYATVKAQYDRLLGPR, encoded by the coding sequence ATGGTGCGTCCAGCCAACGGTTTCCTCTCCGCGCTGTCGCCAGACGACTATGACCTGATCCGCCCGTATCTGCGCACGGTCGATCTGCCCCACGACGCGGTGCTGGTCGAGGCCGGCGAGACGCTCAAACTCGCCTATTTTCTTCACCGCGGCGTCATCTCGCTGGTGGTGAAGCTCGCCAAGGGCGAGCATGTGCAGGTCGCGATGATCGGCCGCGACAGCCTGCTCGGGACGCTCTCGACCATGGGTGACGCCTGCGCGCTGAACACGGCCGTCGTGCTGGTTCCCGGAAAAGCCTCCGTGATGGAGCTCGATCGGCTGCGCAGTGCGGCCGACCAGAGCAGCAGCTTGCGGAGCTTGCTCACGCGCCATGGCCTGGCGGTCTACGCGCAAGTCCAGCAGACCGCGGGCTGCAATGCCGCCCATCCGGTCGAGTCCCGCCTGTCGCGCTGCCTGCTGCACACCCATGACCTGTCGGGCGAGTCCCGCCTGCTGCTGACCCAGGAGGCCATGGCGCAGATGATCGGGGCGCGGCGCAACAGCGTGTCGCTGGTCGCCAACACCTTGCAGCAGGCCAATTTCATCCATTACAGCCGCGGGCACATCCAGCTCATGAACCTGGACGGCCTGCGCCAGACCGCGTGCGAGTGCTACGCCACCGTGAAGGCGCAATACGACCGGCTGCTCGGCCCGCGCTGA
- a CDS encoding response regulator, whose product MPNGSMIELPKQEAQTEGEGVRHILVVDDDPMVCMAIEIYLQRNNFRVTIAQGGEAGLRALKHEPFDLMIIDVFMPHMRGFESIRIFHDRAPAIPLIAMSGYAFANLNSPAPDFLRMALELGAARCLRKPFTPHALLAAINDCLAEHRPNAGMSLPARLG is encoded by the coding sequence GTGCCCAACGGATCGATGATTGAATTGCCGAAACAGGAGGCTCAAACGGAAGGGGAGGGTGTGCGCCATATTCTCGTTGTCGACGACGACCCGATGGTGTGCATGGCCATCGAGATCTATCTCCAGCGCAACAATTTTCGGGTGACGATCGCGCAGGGAGGTGAAGCCGGATTGCGGGCTCTCAAACACGAGCCGTTCGATCTGATGATCATCGATGTCTTCATGCCGCATATGCGCGGGTTCGAATCGATCCGGATCTTCCACGACCGGGCGCCCGCCATTCCGCTGATCGCGATGTCCGGTTACGCCTTCGCGAACCTGAATTCGCCCGCACCTGATTTCCTAAGGATGGCGCTGGAGCTCGGTGCCGCGCGCTGCCTGCGCAAGCCCTTCACGCCGCATGCACTGCTCGCCGCCATCAACGATTGCTTGGCGGAGCATCGTCCCAATGCCGGGATGAGCTTGCCCGCGCGGCTGGGTTAG
- a CDS encoding hybrid sensor histidine kinase/response regulator, protein MDDLLREFLTETSESLDTVDNQLVKFEQEPNNAKILDNIFRLVHTIKGTCGFLGLPRLEALAHAGETLMGKFRDGMPVTGQAVTVILSSIDRIKEILAGLEATEAEPEGNDRDLIDKLEAMVEQGMAAMAAGSAAAPVTEAPPLAPEAPAAAASAPAKEMTAGTLIEQTLERPLRPGEVSLDELERAFRETAIEAPAPAAVAKAEVKAEPAAEAPAAKDAAKDAAKPAAREKAAPKKSMADEMANEGASIANQSIRVNVDTLEHLMTMVSELVLTRNQLLEISRRNEDTEFKVPLQRLSNVTAELQEGVMKTRMQPIGNAWQKLPRIVRDLSSELGKQIELEMHGADTELDRQVLDLIKDPLTHMVRNSADHGLETPAERLASGKGEQGTIRLSAYHEGGHIIICIADNGRGLNTEKIKAKALSSGLVTEAELEKMSEAQIHKFIFAPGFSTAAAITSVSGRGVGMDVVRTNIDQIGGTIDIKSVAGEGSSVTIKIPLTLAIVSVLIVEAAGDRFAIPQLSVVELVRARANSEHRIERIKDTAVLRLRNKLLPLIHLKKLLKIDDGAASDPENGFIVVTQVGSQTFGIVVDGVFHTEEIVVKPMSTKLRHIDMFSGNTILGDGAVIMIIDPNGIAKALGAAGSSAHDMGDENGAHHIGAGEQTTSLLVFRAGSSQPKAVPLGLVTRLEELPADKIEFSNGRYMVQYREQLMPLVAMEGVTIASQGAQPILVFADDGRSMGLVVDEIIDIVEERLNIEVGGSSSGILGSAVIKGQATEVIDVGHFLPMAFSDWFTRKEMKPSLHSQSVLLVDDSAFFRNMLAPVLKAAGYRVRTAPTAQEGLAALRAQSFDVVLTDIEMPDMNGFEFAEVIRSDNNLGSMPIIGLSALVSPAAIERGRQAGFHDYVAKFDRPGLIAALKEQTAGAAGASELSRAAA, encoded by the coding sequence ATGGATGATCTGTTGCGGGAGTTTTTGACGGAGACCAGCGAGAGCCTGGACACTGTCGACAATCAGCTGGTGAAGTTCGAGCAGGAGCCGAACAACGCCAAGATCCTGGACAACATCTTCCGCCTCGTCCACACCATCAAGGGCACCTGCGGCTTCCTCGGCCTGCCCAGGCTTGAAGCGCTGGCGCATGCCGGCGAGACGCTGATGGGCAAATTCCGTGACGGCATGCCGGTGACCGGGCAGGCGGTGACGGTGATCCTGTCCTCGATCGACCGCATCAAGGAGATCCTCGCCGGCCTCGAAGCCACCGAAGCCGAGCCCGAGGGCAACGACCGCGACCTCATCGACAAGCTGGAAGCGATGGTCGAGCAGGGCATGGCGGCAATGGCCGCTGGAAGTGCCGCGGCTCCCGTCACTGAAGCTCCGCCGCTGGCGCCGGAAGCACCAGCTGCCGCTGCATCCGCACCCGCAAAAGAGATGACGGCGGGCACGCTGATCGAGCAGACGCTGGAGCGGCCCTTGCGTCCGGGCGAGGTCTCGCTCGACGAGCTCGAGCGCGCCTTCCGCGAGACCGCGATCGAAGCGCCGGCCCCCGCCGCCGTCGCCAAGGCCGAAGTCAAGGCCGAGCCGGCCGCTGAGGCCCCGGCCGCCAAGGACGCTGCCAAGGACGCCGCAAAGCCTGCCGCCAGGGAGAAGGCCGCGCCGAAGAAGTCGATGGCCGACGAGATGGCGAACGAAGGTGCCAGCATTGCCAACCAGTCGATCCGCGTCAACGTGGACACGCTGGAGCACCTGATGACCATGGTCTCCGAGCTGGTGCTGACCCGCAACCAGCTGCTGGAGATCTCCCGCCGCAACGAGGACACCGAGTTCAAGGTGCCCTTGCAGCGCCTGTCCAACGTCACCGCCGAGCTGCAGGAGGGCGTCATGAAGACGCGCATGCAGCCGATCGGCAATGCCTGGCAGAAGCTGCCCCGCATCGTCCGCGATCTCTCGAGCGAACTCGGCAAGCAGATCGAGCTGGAGATGCACGGCGCCGACACCGAGCTCGACCGCCAGGTGCTCGATTTGATCAAGGACCCGCTCACCCACATGGTGCGCAACTCCGCCGATCATGGCCTGGAGACCCCCGCCGAGCGCCTCGCCAGCGGCAAGGGCGAGCAGGGCACCATCCGCCTGTCCGCCTATCACGAGGGCGGCCACATCATCATCTGCATCGCCGACAACGGCCGCGGCCTCAACACCGAGAAGATCAAGGCCAAGGCGCTCTCGTCAGGCCTCGTCACCGAGGCTGAGCTCGAGAAGATGAGCGAAGCCCAGATCCACAAGTTCATCTTCGCGCCCGGCTTCTCCACGGCGGCCGCCATCACCTCGGTGTCGGGGCGCGGCGTCGGCATGGACGTGGTCCGCACCAATATCGACCAGATCGGCGGCACCATCGACATCAAGTCCGTGGCCGGCGAGGGCTCTTCGGTCACCATCAAGATCCCGCTGACGCTCGCCATCGTCTCGGTGCTGATCGTCGAAGCTGCCGGCGATCGCTTCGCGATTCCGCAGCTCTCGGTGGTCGAGCTGGTGCGGGCCCGCGCCAACTCCGAGCACCGCATCGAGCGCATCAAGGACACCGCGGTGCTGCGCCTGCGCAACAAGCTGCTGCCGCTGATCCACCTGAAGAAGCTGCTCAAGATCGACGACGGCGCGGCCTCCGATCCCGAGAACGGCTTCATCGTGGTGACCCAGGTCGGCAGCCAGACCTTCGGCATCGTCGTCGACGGCGTGTTCCACACCGAAGAGATCGTGGTCAAGCCGATGTCGACCAAGCTGCGCCACATCGACATGTTCTCCGGCAACACCATCCTGGGCGATGGCGCGGTCATCATGATCATCGATCCCAACGGCATTGCCAAGGCGCTCGGCGCCGCCGGCTCCTCCGCCCATGACATGGGCGACGAGAACGGGGCGCATCACATCGGCGCGGGCGAGCAGACCACCTCGCTCTTGGTGTTCCGCGCCGGCTCGTCGCAGCCCAAGGCGGTCCCGCTCGGGCTGGTCACGCGCCTCGAGGAGCTGCCCGCCGACAAGATCGAGTTCTCCAACGGCCGCTACATGGTGCAGTACCGCGAGCAGCTGATGCCGCTGGTCGCCATGGAGGGCGTCACCATTGCGAGCCAAGGCGCCCAGCCGATCCTGGTGTTCGCCGATGACGGCCGCTCCATGGGCCTCGTCGTCGACGAGATCATCGACATCGTCGAGGAGCGGCTCAACATCGAGGTCGGCGGCTCGTCCTCCGGCATTCTGGGCTCGGCCGTGATCAAGGGCCAGGCCACCGAGGTGATCGACGTCGGCCACTTCCTGCCGATGGCGTTCTCGGACTGGTTCACCCGCAAGGAGATGAAGCCGTCGCTGCATTCGCAGTCGGTGCTCCTGGTCGACGACAGCGCGTTCTTCCGCAACATGCTGGCCCCCGTCCTCAAGGCCGCCGGCTACCGCGTCCGCACCGCGCCGACCGCGCAGGAGGGCCTGGCTGCGCTGCGCGCCCAGAGCTTCGACGTGGTGCTGACCGACATCGAGATGCCCGACATGAACGGGTTCGAGTTCGCGGAGGTGATCCGCTCCGACAACAATCTTGGCTCGATGCCGATCATCGGCCTCTCTGCCCTGGTGTCGCCGGCGGCGATCGAGCGCGGCCGTCAGGCGGGCTTCCACGACTACGTCGCCAAGTTCGACCGTCCCGGTCTGATCGCGGCGCTGAAGGAGCAGACCGCGGGCGCCGCCGGCGCCTCCGAGCTGAGCCGCGCGGCGGCCTAA
- a CDS encoding chemotaxis protein CheW gives MSKKIQSGEGAMVEYVTAMIGGQLFGLPISRVQDVFMPERVTRVPLSSREIAGVLNLRGRIVTVVDMRARLGLPKAEDGKVPMAVGVDLRGESYGLLIDQIGEVLRLSEDGKEENPVNLDPRMAKLAGGVHRLDGQLMVVLDVDRVLELKTEVQMAA, from the coding sequence ATGAGCAAGAAGATCCAGTCCGGCGAAGGCGCCATGGTCGAATACGTCACCGCGATGATCGGCGGCCAGCTGTTCGGCCTGCCGATCTCCCGCGTCCAGGACGTGTTCATGCCCGAGCGCGTCACCCGCGTGCCGCTGTCCTCGCGCGAGATCGCGGGCGTGCTCAATCTGCGCGGCCGCATCGTCACCGTGGTCGACATGCGCGCACGCCTCGGACTGCCCAAGGCCGAGGACGGCAAGGTGCCGATGGCGGTCGGCGTCGACCTGCGCGGTGAATCCTACGGCCTCTTGATCGACCAGATCGGTGAAGTCCTGCGCCTGTCCGAGGACGGCAAGGAGGAGAACCCCGTCAACCTCGACCCCCGCATGGCCAAGCTCGCCGGTGGTGTCCATCGCCTCGACGGCCAGCTCATGGTCGTCCTCGACGTCGATCGCGTCCTCGAGCTCAAGACCGAAGTGCAAATGGCTGCCTGA
- a CDS encoding response regulator → MKTCLVVDDSSVVRKIARRILEGLEFEVTEAEDGSKALEICQRKLPDAVLLDWNMPVMDGFEFMGHMRRLPGGDQPKVVFCTTENNVAHIAQALSGGANEYIMKPFDKDIIADKFAEVGLIPVGQAMV, encoded by the coding sequence ATGAAGACCTGTTTGGTGGTCGATGATTCCAGCGTCGTGCGCAAGATCGCACGCCGCATCCTGGAAGGCCTCGAATTCGAGGTCACCGAGGCCGAGGACGGCTCGAAGGCACTTGAAATCTGCCAGCGCAAGCTGCCCGATGCGGTGCTGCTCGACTGGAACATGCCGGTGATGGACGGCTTCGAGTTCATGGGCCACATGCGCCGCCTGCCTGGCGGCGACCAGCCCAAGGTGGTGTTCTGCACCACCGAGAACAACGTGGCTCATATCGCCCAGGCGCTCAGCGGCGGCGCCAACGAGTACATCATGAAGCCCTTCGACAAGGACATCATCGCCGACAAATTCGCTGAGGTTGGTTTGATCCCGGTCGGACAAGCCATGGTCTGA
- a CDS encoding CheR family methyltransferase: MTPTEYDYLRKFLKDNSGLDLSADKQYLIESRLLPLARKTGLSGIGELVQKLQGGSRTLITDVVEAMTTNETFFFRDKVPFDHFRDTIMPEIIKARAARRSVRIWCAAGSTGQEPYSLAMCLKEMGAALTGWRIEIIATDLSQEVLEKAKAGIYSQFEVQRGLPIQMLVKYFKQTGETWQINPELRAMIQHRQLNLLHDFAQLGTFDVIFCRNVLIYFDQDTKINIFNRLARQIEPDGFLVLGAAETVVGLTDTFRPIPERRGLYKPNDPRAAAAKPALAGAAPRMAVMAGR; this comes from the coding sequence GTGACGCCGACCGAGTATGACTATCTGCGTAAGTTCCTGAAGGACAATTCCGGGCTCGACCTGTCCGCAGACAAGCAATATCTGATCGAAAGCCGCCTGCTGCCGCTCGCCCGCAAGACCGGGCTCTCCGGCATCGGAGAGCTCGTGCAGAAGCTGCAAGGCGGTTCGCGCACGCTGATCACCGACGTGGTCGAAGCCATGACCACCAACGAGACCTTCTTCTTCCGCGACAAGGTCCCCTTCGATCATTTCCGCGACACCATCATGCCCGAGATCATCAAGGCGCGCGCCGCTCGCCGCAGCGTGCGCATCTGGTGCGCGGCGGGTTCGACCGGGCAGGAGCCCTATTCGCTGGCGATGTGCCTGAAGGAGATGGGCGCGGCTCTGACCGGCTGGCGCATCGAGATCATCGCGACCGACCTGTCGCAGGAGGTGCTGGAAAAAGCCAAGGCCGGTATCTACAGCCAGTTCGAAGTGCAGCGCGGCCTGCCGATCCAGATGCTGGTCAAATATTTCAAGCAGACCGGCGAGACCTGGCAGATCAATCCCGAATTGCGGGCGATGATTCAGCACCGGCAGCTCAACCTGCTGCACGATTTCGCCCAGCTCGGCACGTTCGACGTCATCTTCTGCCGCAACGTGCTGATCTATTTCGACCAGGACACCAAGATCAACATCTTCAACCGTCTCGCGCGCCAGATCGAGCCCGATGGCTTCCTGGTGCTCGGCGCGGCCGAAACCGTGGTCGGACTGACCGACACATTCAGGCCGATTCCGGAGCGGCGCGGTCTCTACAAGCCGAACGACCCGCGCGCCGCGGCCGCCAAGCCGGCTCTCGCCGGCGCGGCGCCGCGCATGGCGGTCATGGCAGGACGCTAG
- a CDS encoding response regulator has protein sequence MSRSSLSPIPSNLPDVAERRALQLLVVDDDATQRSLITVAAKQAGHEVTVAPSVAEAIEKLRAARFDCVTLDLVLEDGDGVDVLHEMAKVKFAGAVIVISGMDGKRRSAARSFARSVGIELQSLPKPLDLAALRISLANLGKTAMGLPAIHTWGGVATDAIVERHRA, from the coding sequence ATGTCCAGAAGCTCGCTCTCTCCAATCCCGTCAAACCTGCCCGACGTCGCCGAGCGGCGTGCGCTTCAGCTCCTGGTGGTCGATGACGACGCCACGCAGCGCAGCCTGATCACGGTCGCCGCCAAGCAGGCCGGCCACGAAGTCACCGTCGCGCCGTCGGTGGCGGAGGCGATCGAGAAGCTTCGTGCCGCGCGCTTCGACTGCGTGACGCTCGATCTCGTGCTGGAGGATGGCGACGGCGTCGACGTGTTGCACGAGATGGCGAAGGTGAAATTCGCCGGCGCGGTGATCGTCATCAGCGGCATGGACGGCAAGCGCCGCAGCGCCGCCCGTAGCTTCGCCCGCTCGGTCGGGATCGAGCTCCAGAGCCTGCCGAAGCCGCTGGACCTCGCGGCCCTGCGCATCAGCCTCGCCAATCTCGGCAAGACCGCGATGGGCTTGCCGGCGATTCACACCTGGGGTGGGGTCGCCACCGATGCGATCGTGGAGCGGCATCGCGCCTGA
- a CDS encoding response regulator transcription factor, translated as MAEQTSRGEIFVVDDDPAVRDTLSMVLKAAGYEVICFADGAALLSVARNRTPAAILLDVHIPGKSGLDILKELHGEDYPAPIFMISGQGDIAMAVGAIKSGALDFIEKPFRGSEIVGRLDEAIGAYARRQAENASPKFGSLHFPGREPLTRREREVLEQFASGASNKEAGRTLGISPRTIEDHRANIMKKLGARNAADLIRIVMTAAQRAS; from the coding sequence ATGGCCGAGCAAACCTCTCGTGGTGAAATCTTCGTCGTCGACGATGACCCCGCCGTTCGCGACACCCTGTCGATGGTGTTGAAGGCGGCGGGCTATGAAGTGATCTGTTTTGCGGACGGTGCAGCGCTGCTCTCCGTCGCGCGAAACCGCACGCCGGCCGCGATCCTGCTCGACGTTCACATTCCCGGAAAGTCCGGTCTCGACATTCTCAAGGAATTGCATGGCGAGGACTATCCGGCGCCGATCTTCATGATCTCCGGGCAGGGCGATATCGCGATGGCGGTGGGCGCCATCAAGAGCGGGGCGCTCGACTTCATCGAGAAGCCGTTCCGCGGCAGCGAGATCGTCGGCCGGCTCGACGAGGCGATCGGTGCCTATGCACGCAGGCAGGCGGAGAATGCGTCGCCGAAGTTCGGCTCGCTGCACTTCCCGGGTCGCGAGCCGTTGACGCGCAGGGAGCGCGAGGTGCTCGAGCAGTTTGCCTCCGGTGCGTCCAACAAGGAAGCCGGCCGCACGCTCGGCATCAGCCCGCGCACCATCGAGGACCACCGCGCCAACATCATGAAGAAGCTCGGCGCGCGCAATGCCGCCGACCTGATCCGCATCGTGATGACCGCGGCCCAGCGCGCGTCGTAG